The region TCTCTGTGTGATATTTTTTGCGTCAATAGCTGCAATTATTTTTCGAGCTTTATTAAGGCGGTTATTGGCAATTAAAGATTCGACATAATTGATGGCAATATCGACATCTTTAGCTCTCGACAGTTCATATGCTTTCTTCGCTTGCACGAGCGCTTTGCGCGTTTGCCCTGACTTCAACAACACTTTGCCGTAAGTATCAATAACACTGGCCACTTCTGGGGCAATGGCAATTGCTTTTTCTGCGTAATCTAGTGCCTGATCAAGCTGCCCTTGTTCCATGTAAAGCCAAGCGGTATTGTTGAGCGCAATAATGTTTGTTGGCTCCTTCTTGGCCATTTGCTCATATACACTTAACGCGCTGCCTGACTCGCCCGCTTCAAGCATTAAATTACCCAGTAAAGAGCCGATGCGCCCATCATAGGTATAATTGGCTAAGTGTGCTTTTAATATAGCAATAGCTTGTGGGTTTTGCTTTAAGCCCGTGTGGGCACCTGCAAGTAACATGGCATTTCGGGCGGTTGGCTGAGCTTGGTAGAAGGTTTTCAGATGCGTTGCTGCTGCTGAAAAATCTTGCTCTAATAACGCCAAACGTCCATATAACCCATGGCGAATTGGCCGCTCGGCAATTTCTGGTTCAAGCGCTGCAAGTAATGCTTTTGCTTCGCGAATGCGACGACTATTAATTAACACCTCCGCTTTAATCAGCTTTAAAGGCAAGCTTTCTGGTTGCTTTCTCAAGCCACTGTCAATGGTGCGAAGCGCGCTATCAAAGTCATTTTCCAACGCATAAACTTCTGCTAAATAAACGTAAGGTTCCAAGTGATAGGGGTTTACGCGGCGCCATTCGTTCAACGTAGTTTTAACTAGACTGTTATTGTCACTATAGCGATAGCCTACGACTTTCAATTGCCAGAAAAACTTAGGTGTTTGTATCGTGGGTGTAATGGTATTAAGTTGCGTTAACGCATCTTCAATCTGGCCTCGACGGAACAATGCCTCTGCGTAAACCAAGATAAGGTTTGTGTTGTCGCTCGTTTGATTTAACTTTGCGGTGATTTCATTTAGCGTAGCGTCTGATTTATCTAACTGCAGGAGTGCACGCATCACGCGGATGTTGTCAGGCGAGATCGCTTTGGCCTGTTGTAATAGCTCAACCGCTTTTTCTTGCTGCTTTTCTCTCAAGGCAAGTTGTGCGAGTTGTAATAAGGCGTAAACATTCGGTTCAACCGCCATGGCTTGTTCTAACAGTTTTTTCCCAACCAAAGGTTTACCTTGCTTGAGCGCGATAGCCGCAGACAAATTAAGCCCATCGGGCTTATCTGGGTAACTTTGTTGCCATTTATTGGCAATTCTTTCTGCCTTTGCAAAATCTCCTGCGCTAAGCGCCATATAGGCAATCGCCAGCTCCGCTTTTATTAACTCAGGATCTAACGCTACGGCTTGCTCTAGTGACTTTAGTGCTTGCTCGTCGTTAAGCATGAGCTTGAGCATGCCGTCTTTCAACAACTGCTGAGGCGAAGTTTCGTCGACATTAACCGCTTCAACGATCGCCCTTGCTTCTTCTTGAGCACCCGCTTGTAACAATTTGAAGCTTAGTGCTGAATAAAAATCAGCGCCTTGAGTCTCATCTTGATCTATCGTACCAAGTGTCGCAGACACATCTTCAATAATTCCCAATTCCAACTGGCTAGCAACAAGCATCTTACGCGCGAAGTGATCTGCTGGAAGGTATTTAATTAGCGGTTTGATATAAAGCATGACTTGTTCATGCTTACCTAGATAAAACGAGCTGACACCGGCAACTAAACGCAGGTTCGCTTGGTTCAGGTTGTTATTAATCGCAATTTCCGCATGACGATGAGCTAATTCATAGTCTTTTTCCTGCGCGCGAACCATAGCTTTGACAAAGTTCGCCAAAGGCTGGTTAGGTAATACTTTGAGTATGCGATCGGCATAAAGCTCAGCTTGTTCAAATTGCTCAGCTTTTAAAAAGGCATTTGCCACCAGTAGTTCAACAACGCGCTGCTGCGGTTGCAGTGCTAAATACTTGAGAAAATTCTCGCTGGCCAGACTGTAGTCGCCATTGGCGGCGGCAATATTGCCCAAGAGTAGTATTGCTTCTGGCTGGCCTGGAATGATCGAAAGTGTTTGTTGCGCAGCTTGCTCTGCCTTGACTAAGTCCTGCTGTTCATAGTGCATAAAGGCATTAGCTAAAACAGTATAGCCATGCGCAGCATCAGCCGCTTGCATCGTTCGCTGAATATCAATGGCGCTGTCGACTTCATCCAATCGAATTTTGCTCAACAATTGATAAAATTGCACGCTTAGCGATGCATCTTGAGTAAGCGCATTGACTGATAACGCTAATGCGGAATCAAAATCTTCCGTCAGATAGTGGCTTCTCGCCAATAGTGGTAACACCGCATTGGTATCAAATTTCGCTCTTTGGGCTCTTTCTAGCTCTTTACTCGCGTTTACGGCATTGCCTTGAGACAAGTAAAGTCGTCCGAGAAGATAGCGAGCCTCGCCATTGTTGGGCTCAAGTTTTATCGCATTTTTTAGGGCGATAACCGCACTGCTGTCCTTTTGGCTCTGCTCGGCCAGCTTAGCTTCTTGTAGATATTGTGTAGCACTCTCTTTTTCGCTACACCCAGTCGCTAACAAACTGGCAAGCGTAATAGCAATGATTGTATGTTTATTCATTATTATTTATTTCCGTATACTTTTTACAATACAAAAAAGCTCATCATCTGATGAGCTTTGTCATAACTTACGACCTAGTGTTGAGTATAGCTGAGCTAACTGCCAACTCTTGGTAAACTGAATGGTCAGTGACGAGGATCAGTACATCTGCCCATTCGTCGAGGTCAGCGATTTCTTCAACGCGCTCACACTGCCATTGCTCGACAAATGGATCGTGATATTTAACCTCAAGGCCAGCTTGTTTAAAGTGAGTAAAGATAGGGTCTGCTGGCGTTTCTCGACAATCATCAACATCGGCCTTGTAGGCGACCCCTAAAATACCTATTTTGTTTTGCCCTGATTGCAGCTTCGCCATCGCTTGCTGAGCAACAATTTGTGGCCGTTGATCATTAATTGCTCTGGCTTTACGGACAAGATCGCCAGACTTAGTGCCCTCAACTAAAAACCATGGATCAATCGGAATACAGTGACCACCAACGCCAGGCCCTGGGCTTAATACATTCACCCTTGGATGACGGTTAGCAAGTTTGATCACCTCGTAAACATCGACATCCAACTCGTTACATATTTCGGCTAACTCGTTGGCGAACGCGATACCGACATCGCGCGAAGTGTTTTCAACCAGCTTTACGCATTCAGCGGTCGTTAGATCCGTTAAGAAAACTTCGCCCTGCACAAAACTTTGGTAGATTTTTTTCACTTTTTCTTGCGCAGTTTTGCTAGTCGCGCCAATGATGCGATCATTATTGACCAGTTCATGCAAGGTTTGCCCAGGAATTGCACGTTCAGGGCAATGAACGACATCAATCGATAAACCCGCTGCTTTGAGTTTATCGGCCACTGCCAAGCTAGTTTGCGGCGAAATCGTAGACTCGACAATAACGGTTTGACCATCTTTGGCAACGTTTGCAATCGCATCAACAGCGCTAAACACATAGGAACGATCACAGCTATTACCTTTGTGAGGCGTAGGTACTGCAACTAAATAAGTATCGCTGCTAACAACTTGTTGTGAGGCTTTTAAGAAGCCTTGACCAACAACTTTGCTCAGCAGCTCAGGCATGCCAACTTCATCAAATGGACACTTGGCATTGTTGATGTCTGCGACTTTTTGCTCATTTAAATCAACACCTGTCACTTGATAGCCGGCATCGGCAAGTAAACAGGCGATAGGTAAGCCCATGTAGCCCATACCAACAACGGTGATCGACTCGTTTTTCGCGACAATTGCATCATTAGCCTCAGCCGCAGGTTTATCATTCGCCAAACAAATATCAATAATACGCTCTGCCACATGGCCATCGCCAAATGGGTTTTCCCATGTGATATTTTCTGAACTTAACCATTTTTCAGCTGCCGTCAGGGCTTTGTCAGCATCTCGCCCGACGAGCACGTTGGCACCCACTTCTATTGACTCTGGTCGCTCGGTGTTTTCACGGAGCGTGATACAAGGGACACCCAGTAAGCAGGCTTCTTCTTGGATACCGCCCGAGTCAGTCAAAATAAGCTGTGCGTTTTGCTGTAATTGAATAAAGTCTAGGTAGCCAATGGGCGGGCTTAATTTGAGGTAACTTGGTATTTCAATTCCAAACTCAGTTAATTTGGCCTGAGTGCGAGGGTGAATAGGCCACACAATAGGTTGTTCAAATTTATCGTGTAATCGGTCAAATAACGCGAGTAACTCTTTCAAGTGAGAAGGAATATCAACGTTCGATGCGCGGTGAGCAGTGACAAGGAAGTAGTTTTTAGCCTCAACGCCAAGCGATGCTAGGATATCACTCTTATCTGCGGCAATTTCAAGGTGCTGGAATAGCGAGTCTGAAACAGTATTACCGACGGAATGAATTTTGTCTTTGGCAATCCCTTCTTTCGCCAGAATACTTTCTTGATTCGGCCCAACCGCAAACAAAAACTCACTCATGTGGTCGGTTAAGATTCGATTGGTCTCTTCTGGCATCATCCGATCATAGCTGCGCAAGCCCGCTTCAATATGCCCCACTTTAATATTGAGCTTTGACGCCGCCAAGGCACCAGCCAATACGGTATTGGTATCACCTTGCACTAAAACAATATCCGGCTTCTCATCAACCAGAATGGGCTCCATTTTAATTAAAATGTTGCCCGTTTGATTACTGTGCAGCCCAGACCCCACACCCAAGTTGTAATGCGGTGCAGGTAATTCCAGCTCATCAAAGAAAATACTGTCCATTTCCTCTGAGTAATGCTGGTTAGAGTGAATGATAAAGTAGGGGATAGAACGCTTTTGGCACTCTCTAATTACTGGTGCCATTTTGATTATCTCTGGGCGTGTGCCAACAATAATCCCAATTTTCATCTATATTTCCTTTGATTGAGCTTTATTAAGCAAATAGTTCACCATTGTATAATTCCTTGTTGATATATTCATTAACCTTTGGTCAATAAATCCAACACCTCATCCGTTTTTTGCTTCATCAGTGATAAATCACCTTTAGATTCAACATTTAGGCGCACAACGGGCTCTGTATTGCTGCACCGCAGGTTAAAACGCCAATGTGAGAACTCCATGCTAATACCGTCTGTGGTATTAATAGCGGTCGCATCTGTTTTGTAATGCGCGTGAACCCGAGCAATCGCTTTATCAGCGTCTTCAATGCGATTATTGATTTCGCCCGAAGCAGGAAATTTAGCGATGCGCTCGCGCACCAGCGTTGATAGTGAGCGACCTTTAATACTGACCAACTCAGCAATTAGCAGCCAAGGTATCATGCCGCTGTCACAGTAAAAAAAGTCACGAAAATAGTGATGAGCACTCATCTCGCCGCCATAAACGGCGTCTTCGGCTCGCATTCTTTCTTTGATAAAGGCGTGGCCAGTTTTACTCAAAATTGGTGTTCCGCCCGCTTCATTAACAATATCAATAGTGTTCCAGGTCAATCGTGGATCATGGATAATGCGCTGCTGCTCACTTTTGGTAAGAAAGTTTTCCGCGAGTAACCCAACGATATAGTAGCCTTCGATAAACTCGCCATGCTCATCAAAGAAAAAGCAGCGGTCAAAATCGCCATCCCAAGCAATGCCTAAGTCCGCTTGATGCTCGATAACAGCGCGCTGTGTTTCGGAGCGGTTTTCGGGTAGTAAAGGGTTGGGAATACCATTAGGGAAATTGCCATCAGGTTGATGGTGAATTTTTATAAACTCAATGGGCACTTGATGCTGCTGAAAAAAGTGCTCTATCGCATCTATCGTGGGGCCTGCGGCACCATTACCTGCATTTACCACCAATTTTAATAGCGCTATTTGCGATAAATCGACATACCCTGCCAAATGCGCAATAAAGTCTTGTTGAACATCAACAACACGCTTTTGACCTCGTGTGGACGGTGATTCAAAACGATTTGCCTCAGCTAACGCCTTAATATCAAACAAGCCTGAATCGCCACTGATTGGGCGACTACCGCTGCGTACTAATTTCATCCCATTGTAATTAATCGGGTTGTGGCTAGCGGTCACGCAAATACCGCCATCACACGCTAGGTGCGACGTCGCGAAATAAATGTGCTCGGTACCGCAAAGACCGAGATCCAGCACATCAGCGCCGCCATCCATTAGCCCCTCAGCGAGAGCCGATTTAAGCGATTCAGTCGTTAGCCTTACATCACCGCCAACCACGACGGTTTGCGCGCCAAGGTGTTGCGCAAAAGCTCGACCAATACGATAAGCAATGTCTTCATTGAGCTCATCGCCAAGCTTGCCTCTAATGTCGTACGCTTTAAAGCAAGTGAGTGCCGACATTAAGCCTGCTCCTCAACGCGACCATAACGATCTTCAAGGCGCACAATGTCGTCTTCCCCTAAATAACTCCCCGATTGCACTTCGATCATTTCCAGCGGTAACTTACCCGGGTTTTCCAGAGCATGAACAGCACCAATTGGAATATAAGTGGATTCGTTTTCAGTCATGAGAAAAGTCTTATCGTTAATCGTCACTTTCGCGGTGCCAGAAACCACAATCCAGTGCTCAGCGCGATGATGGTGCATTTGTACCGATAATTTAGCGCCAGACTTAACCACAATGCGTTTTACTTGAAAGCGCGAACCGTTATCAATGGAATCGTAGCTGCCCCAAGGGCGGTAAACTTGTCGGTGATGATCAACTTCACAGCGCTCATCTCGCTTGAGTGTTGCAACAATGTGCTTGACCTCTTGTACCTGAGATTTCTCGGCAACTAACACGGCATCCGGTGTATCAATCACCACAAGGTTTTCAACGCCAACGGTCGCAATCAACTTGTTTTCACTGTGCAAGTAGCTATTGACGGTTTGATGGGTCAGCACATCACCTTTACAAACGTTGCCATCTTGGTCGTGCTCACTTACCTCCCACAGGGCGCTATAGGAGCCAACATCACTCCACCCCGCATCTAACGGCACAACAACGGCTTGTTGAGTGTTTTCCATCACCGCGTAATCTATTGATTCATCGGGGCAGTGTTCAAAAGCGTCTTTGTCTGGACGAATAAAATCTAAATCGGTTGAGCAATTATCCATAGCCGCACGACAGGCTTGATAAATATCAGGTCGATATTGCTCAAGCTCGGCTAAATAGCGACTCGCCTTAAACATAAACATTCCGCTATTCCACAGGTATTGCTTTGTCGCTAAATATGCTTGTGCGGTTGCTAAATCCGGTTTCTCAACAAACTCTGCCACGTGGGCAACACCTTGGTTAATTGGCCCGTGTTTGATATAGCCATAGCCCGTTTCGGGTTTAGTCGGCACTATGCCAAAGGTGACTAGTTTATCGGCTATCGCAGCGGTTTTGGCCTGCTCAATCGCCTCTTGAAAGGCTTGGTCATCGGTTATCACATGGTCAGCAGCGAGCACCAATAGCAGTGCATCTTCATCTTCGGCGATCGCTTTCAATGCAGCTAGGGCAACCGCTGGCGCAGTATTCTTGCCTTGAGGTTCCAATAATATGTTACCTTGGCGTTGCACACTGTTCACTTGCTCAGCCACAGTGAAACGATGCGCCTCGTTACAAATAAAAATCGGTTGTTGGCAACCGTGAGGTAAACGCGCCAACGTGTCTTGTAACATGCTGGTTTGGTTGACGAGCGCGATAAATTGTTTCGGTAGTAACCGACGGGAAAGCGGCCATAATCGCGTTCCACTGCCGCCGCACATGATGGCTGGATAGATGTTCATAACGTCCAGTTCTCCTTGGGGTTTATACTGCTACCGCTAAGCATGTAAGTTAAGCCCGTATTTTTCAATCAAACTGTATAAGGTTGGGCGAGTAATACCCAGTAATGCAGCCGCTTTTGACATATTGCCTTCGGTTAGCGCATAAGCTTTTTGAATCGCTAACGTTTCCGCCTGCTCTCTTACCGTGCGCAAGTTTAACGACAATTCATAATCGCCATCGTCATCGGCAAATAGTCCTAAATCAATCGCACACACTTGATTACTTGCC is a window of Thalassotalea euphylliae DNA encoding:
- a CDS encoding phosphomannomutase CpsG (capsular polysaccharide biosynthesis protein; catalyzes the formation of D-mannose 6-phosphate from alpha-D-mannose 1-phosphate), with amino-acid sequence MSALTCFKAYDIRGKLGDELNEDIAYRIGRAFAQHLGAQTVVVGGDVRLTTESLKSALAEGLMDGGADVLDLGLCGTEHIYFATSHLACDGGICVTASHNPINYNGMKLVRSGSRPISGDSGLFDIKALAEANRFESPSTRGQKRVVDVQQDFIAHLAGYVDLSQIALLKLVVNAGNGAAGPTIDAIEHFFQQHQVPIEFIKIHHQPDGNFPNGIPNPLLPENRSETQRAVIEHQADLGIAWDGDFDRCFFFDEHGEFIEGYYIVGLLAENFLTKSEQQRIIHDPRLTWNTIDIVNEAGGTPILSKTGHAFIKERMRAEDAVYGGEMSAHHYFRDFFYCDSGMIPWLLIAELVSIKGRSLSTLVRERIAKFPASGEINNRIEDADKAIARVHAHYKTDATAINTTDGISMEFSHWRFNLRCSNTEPVVRLNVESKGDLSLMKQKTDEVLDLLTKG
- a CDS encoding mannose-1-phosphate guanylyltransferase/mannose-6-phosphate isomerase; protein product: MNIYPAIMCGGSGTRLWPLSRRLLPKQFIALVNQTSMLQDTLARLPHGCQQPIFICNEAHRFTVAEQVNSVQRQGNILLEPQGKNTAPAVALAALKAIAEDEDALLLVLAADHVITDDQAFQEAIEQAKTAAIADKLVTFGIVPTKPETGYGYIKHGPINQGVAHVAEFVEKPDLATAQAYLATKQYLWNSGMFMFKASRYLAELEQYRPDIYQACRAAMDNCSTDLDFIRPDKDAFEHCPDESIDYAVMENTQQAVVVPLDAGWSDVGSYSALWEVSEHDQDGNVCKGDVLTHQTVNSYLHSENKLIATVGVENLVVIDTPDAVLVAEKSQVQEVKHIVATLKRDERCEVDHHRQVYRPWGSYDSIDNGSRFQVKRIVVKSGAKLSVQMHHHRAEHWIVVSGTAKVTINDKTFLMTENESTYIPIGAVHALENPGKLPLEMIEVQSGSYLGEDDIVRLEDRYGRVEEQA
- the prsT gene encoding XrtA/PEP-CTERM system TPR-repeat protein PrsT, with the translated sequence MNKHTIIAITLASLLATGCSEKESATQYLQEAKLAEQSQKDSSAVIALKNAIKLEPNNGEARYLLGRLYLSQGNAVNASKELERAQRAKFDTNAVLPLLARSHYLTEDFDSALALSVNALTQDASLSVQFYQLLSKIRLDEVDSAIDIQRTMQAADAAHGYTVLANAFMHYEQQDLVKAEQAAQQTLSIIPGQPEAILLLGNIAAANGDYSLASENFLKYLALQPQQRVVELLVANAFLKAEQFEQAELYADRILKVLPNQPLANFVKAMVRAQEKDYELAHRHAEIAINNNLNQANLRLVAGVSSFYLGKHEQVMLYIKPLIKYLPADHFARKMLVASQLELGIIEDVSATLGTIDQDETQGADFYSALSFKLLQAGAQEEARAIVEAVNVDETSPQQLLKDGMLKLMLNDEQALKSLEQAVALDPELIKAELAIAYMALSAGDFAKAERIANKWQQSYPDKPDGLNLSAAIALKQGKPLVGKKLLEQAMAVEPNVYALLQLAQLALREKQQEKAVELLQQAKAISPDNIRVMRALLQLDKSDATLNEITAKLNQTSDNTNLILVYAEALFRRGQIEDALTQLNTITPTIQTPKFFWQLKVVGYRYSDNNSLVKTTLNEWRRVNPYHLEPYVYLAEVYALENDFDSALRTIDSGLRKQPESLPLKLIKAEVLINSRRIREAKALLAALEPEIAERPIRHGLYGRLALLEQDFSAAATHLKTFYQAQPTARNAMLLAGAHTGLKQNPQAIAILKAHLANYTYDGRIGSLLGNLMLEAGESGSALSVYEQMAKKEPTNIIALNNTAWLYMEQGQLDQALDYAEKAIAIAPEVASVIDTYGKVLLKSGQTRKALVQAKKAYELSRAKDVDIAINYVESLIANNRLNKARKIIAAIDAKNITQREKIAVLEKQISS
- the wecB gene encoding non-hydrolyzing UDP-N-acetylglucosamine 2-epimerase yields the protein MKIGIIVGTRPEIIKMAPVIRECQKRSIPYFIIHSNQHYSEEMDSIFFDELELPAPHYNLGVGSGLHSNQTGNILIKMEPILVDEKPDIVLVQGDTNTVLAGALAASKLNIKVGHIEAGLRSYDRMMPEETNRILTDHMSEFLFAVGPNQESILAKEGIAKDKIHSVGNTVSDSLFQHLEIAADKSDILASLGVEAKNYFLVTAHRASNVDIPSHLKELLALFDRLHDKFEQPIVWPIHPRTQAKLTEFGIEIPSYLKLSPPIGYLDFIQLQQNAQLILTDSGGIQEEACLLGVPCITLRENTERPESIEVGANVLVGRDADKALTAAEKWLSSENITWENPFGDGHVAERIIDICLANDKPAAEANDAIVAKNESITVVGMGYMGLPIACLLADAGYQVTGVDLNEQKVADINNAKCPFDEVGMPELLSKVVGQGFLKASQQVVSSDTYLVAVPTPHKGNSCDRSYVFSAVDAIANVAKDGQTVIVESTISPQTSLAVADKLKAAGLSIDVVHCPERAIPGQTLHELVNNDRIIGATSKTAQEKVKKIYQSFVQGEVFLTDLTTAECVKLVENTSRDVGIAFANELAEICNELDVDVYEVIKLANRHPRVNVLSPGPGVGGHCIPIDPWFLVEGTKSGDLVRKARAINDQRPQIVAQQAMAKLQSGQNKIGILGVAYKADVDDCRETPADPIFTHFKQAGLEVKYHDPFVEQWQCERVEEIADLDEWADVLILVTDHSVYQELAVSSAILNTRS